DNA sequence from the Acidobacteriota bacterium genome:
TGTGGTTTCCGGGCCTGGCGGCCCGGCGCGGATCCGACGCCGACGCCGAGGGGAGCTGATCCGGCCTACGCCCCGGCCCCGGCCTCGAGACCCGTCACGTCGTAGGACATCAGGATCAGGTCGTGGGTCGCGTCGTTGGGGTCGATCACCCAATCCGCGAGCAGGGCTTCGATCGAGAAGCCCAGCTTGTGGAACATCTGGCGGGCGCCGCGTTGCTCGCGGGCCATCTGGGCCACGATCTTGGTCAGTCCGATCTGCTGGGCGAGCTGGAAGACATCGTGCGCCAGGTGGCCTCCGAGACCGGCCTGCCGGACCTCCGGCAGGACCATGATCCGGATCTCGCCCAGGTGCCGCATCCATGAGGACTCGCGGCGGTTCAGGCTGCCGTAGCCCACGAGCCGGCCGTCAACGTGGGCCAGTACAGCGATCCGGAGCCCCGTCGTCACGCCCTCGATCCAGTGGTCCACGACCTTCGGATCCGTCAGGTCGACGCGCAGAAACCGGAGATCCTCCTTCGGAAGGGCGCGAGCGAAGGCAAGCATGTCGTCGCGGTCATCCTGACCCAGGAGCCTGAACTCGAAGGACTTGCCCTTCAGGCGGACGGTGCGAGGGTAGTCGTTGGCCATGTCGTTCACTCGGCTGCCTCCGTTTCGACGGCAGGATCCTCGGCCGGGGAGCCGTCGGCGAGCCGGTCGAGGTAGGTAGTGATCGCCGCGAAGGAGCCGTCCACCGTGTTCTTGAACTGCTGTTGACCCTCCGCGGCGGCGTCGCGCCAGGTCTGCATCAGGGTGCGGGCTTCATCGGGCAGGTTCGGGACCTGGTCGATCATTCGGTCGGCGAGTTCGAGTTGCCGCTCCTGCAGCGCAACGATCGCGTTGTAGCCGTTCTCAAATGCCGCCTTCTGGAACTCCAGCACCTGCTTCTGGTAGTCGAGAACCTGCTTGGGAATCGTGGGTCTGTTCATCTAGGTCTCCAAGGTCTGATCTGCATGCGGTCGCGGTTCCAGTGGCGGGTTGCGTACCGGCCGGCGGGGCGAGCTGCCGGCTGCTTCGCGGAGCTCGCTGAGCGACTCGGCGAGCAGGTCCGGCAGTGCGTCGCCGTCCGGACAGGCTCCCTCGTCCACTGTGAGACCGACGTGCAGCAGTTGGTTGTAGGCGAAGAACGCGCAGGATAGCCCCTGACCGAAGCCGACGGGCCAGGACGGCGTGTAGCCGATGACCGTTCGGCCGGCCAGGAACGCGGGGATCTGGGGACCGGTGGCGTTGGCCACGGCGAGGTGGAAGGGTGGCCGGATCCGGGACGTCATGGCGGCGGCGGCCGCGGCCAGACGACCGCCGCGCTGCTGCACGCGGGCAAGGCGCGCGAGAACGTCCGGGACGTGAGCCGCGCGTAACAGGCGGGCGAGCTGATGCACGGCCCGCAGCCGGTGTGCGGCGCCCAGTCCGAGCGGGACTTCGATCGGGAGGAGGCTGCGCCGCTTGCCGCCGCGACCCGGCACGTCCGTGGCAAGGGCAATCCTCAGGTTGCGGCCGGCGACATCCAGGCCGCGACCGGTCAGGTAGCGCTCGAGGGCGCCGCCGACCATGGCCAGGACGACATCCGAGAGGGCGCCGCCGAGCCGGCTGCGGATCGTACGGATGTCGGCGTAGGAGATTTCGAGGCGGATCAGGCGCCGGCGCCCTTTCCCGGCCCGGTTGAAGGGCAAGGGCGGCGGGGGCAGCGCCGCGTCGGGCATCGTTTCGTTCAGGGTCAAGAGGGCCGTGCGTACATCTTCGGAGACGAAGTGCATCGCGCTGCCTAGCAGATCCTGTCCGGCGCCGGTCCAGTCCTCGACCCATTCGGCCAGTCGCCTGCCGGAACAGCTTTCAGGCCGCCGTGTGCGGGGAGTGTGGTCGCCCGCCATGAGCGGCTCCGAGAGTTCGTCTCGACTGTTCCTGGCGCTCGTGTCGAAGAGGACATCGAACAGATCGGTGGTGCCCAGGCCGTCCACCGCGGCGAGATGCGTCTTGACCAACAGCGCGTCACCGTTGTCGTGGTGTCCGGGCAGCAGGTGGACCTCCCAGAGCGGCCGCGAAGGGTCGAGAGGCTTCGTCAGTACATCGTCGAGCGCCGCGTCCCGGTCGCCGCCGTCGGCGACGTGAACGTGTTGCTCCGGATCGAAGTCCGCCGCGCGCCAGCGGGGGGCTCCGAAGGGCGCGGTCTCCACCCGCAGTCCGAACCGCGGCAGCCCGCGGAAGCGTTGGACCTGCCGGAGGACCTCGCCGCGCCCGATGCTGCCTTCGATCCGCGCCAGGCCGGCGATGTGCAAGCCGGGGTTCTGGCGTTCCAGGTTCCAGAGGAACGCCCGGTCCGCGGCGAGCAGTTCGTTGGCCGTCGTCATTGCGCCTGTTCTTCCGCCGCGGGATGCCGGCTCAGGAAGCGTGCCAGGTGGCGGTACGCCAGTGGGTTGGCGGCGAGACCGCTGTGGGTTCCGGGCACCTCCGCGTTCTTTGCGGGATCGTAGAGGCGCGTGTAGCGCCAGGCGACGACGCCGTCACGGCGCGTGTAGATCGCGAGCTGTGGAATCTCCTCCGGGAAGACTCCCTGAACCGCACGCACGAGGTCGCACCGGCAGTCACCCGAGAAGCACCGGGGATCGCGGCTGTCGTCCCGTTCGACGGCCCGGCGGCGTACGACCTCCGCCAGTCGCATGACCAACGGGTGGGAGCGGACTCCCCTGATCGGCGTGCCCATCGTGGTCACCGAGGCGACCAGGTCGGGCCGGAGACAAGCAACGCCCCGGGCGAGCACGCCTCCCAGGCTGTGGCCGACGACGTGTGCGCGGCGGCCGGTCTGTGCGGAGGCGGCTTCGAGCGTTGTCGTCAAGCGATGTCCCAGCCGCTCCAGGCAATCCGCGTTGTGTCCGATGTCCGAGCGATAGGGCCGGTAGCCGATGCGTCCGAGCCATCGCCGCATCGGCGCCAGGTAACCGTCGGTGCCGGTGAAGCCCGGCACGACGACGACCGCCGCGCCGTCGCCGCGCGGTAGGCCGAAGCCGTAGTAGGTCGGCGTCATCGGAAGCATCGAGAACTCAGCGATGGCGAAGCCCTCGAGCCACAGCGGCACGGCGGCCGGCACTGTGTCCCGCAGCAGGCGCGGGTTGACGCTCCAGATCGGGCTGGGCGGGCGGCGCTGGGCCGATGTCACCGGACGATTCCCCGCACTATGCGACTCCCTGAAGAGGCGCGGCTTCCGGGCTCGATGTCTCGGCCTCGTCCGCGCCGGCGGCGAAACAGCGGGCTCCTGTCGCTTCCTCGTCGTCGATGCCGGCGGCCTGCCGCAGTTCGGCATAGGAGTCTTCGAGGCACTCCGTGAGGAACCACGGATCGGGAATCAGCCTTGAGTCCACGGTGATGCCGAGAGTGATGCGCTGGTTGTAGGTCAGGATGGCGAGGAACAGCCCGATGTTGTTCGACACGATACCGGCCGGGAGCCAGTCGATCAGCTTGTGCGGTCCGAAGTAGAGCGGGATCATCGGACCGGGGACGTTCGTCGAGACGGTATTGAAGAGGGTCTGGGAGAACGGCATCGTCGCTCCCATGGCTGCCATCAGGGGCGGTACGCGGACGCCGAACTGACTCAACTGGTAGAAGGCCTTCGCCTGGCCGGCCTCCTTCAGCCTGTTCATCGCGTCGCGTTCCTTCTTCAGGCGCTCCACCGGATCGTCGACGCCGACGAAGAGCGGAGCGATCATGTTCGACACCAGGTTGCCGAGCTGTCCGCGTTCGTCCTCCTGCCGCATGCTGACCGGACACATGGCGCGGAGCTCGAGTCCGGCAGTGTCCTGGCCGCGCGACCGCAGGTAGCGGCCGAGGCCGCCGGCGAGCACGGTGAGCACGACGTCGTTCACGGTGCCCCCCAGTTTGGACTTGACCGCGCGCATCGTCGGGAAGCCGAACTGGGCCCAGGCGAAGCCCAGGTCGCCGCCGACCGGCCGGTTGAAGACCGTACGGGGCGCCGGAGTGGCGCTGACCGACAGCGTGGCGCTGCTGGCGGACATCATCTCGCGGGTGCGTTCCGTCATGACGTCGGGGCGCAGGGCGTCGAAGGCAGCCTCGGTCCAGGTCCGGTTCAGTTCACCCAAGCGATGCTGCATCGCTTCCTGCAGCAGGCTCAGGGAGTCGGGCAGGGGCGTCGGCGACCAGGCTTCGGCGGGCGGCTCGGGCAGCTCGTCGGTCGGCGAGAAGTCGCTCAGCACCATGGTCAGATCGACGCCCGAGACACCGTCGACCATCGCGTGATGGATCTTCCAGACCACGGCGGTATGGCCCGGAATGCCGCGCAGCACGATCCCCTTCCACAACGGCCGATCGCGGTCGAGCATGCCGCTGTAGGCCTCGGCGGCCGCCCGCGCCAGGATCTGCTCGTCGCTGTCGGCTGGCAGCCAGACTTCGTCGATGTGGTGTTCGATATCGAAGTTCGGGTCGTCGAGCCACAGCGGGTGGGAGACGAAGAACGGCGGAAACACGACCCGCTGCCGGTACCGGGGCAGCAGGTGCATGCGGGCGGCGACCTGCTCGATCACGTGTTCTCTGGAGAACTCACCTTCGTAGACCATGCAGCCACCGATGTGCATGGTTGCGTTGGGGCGCTCCACGTAGAGGAAGGCGGCGTCGAGCGGGCTCAAGAATCGGTTCAGTTCCGGGGCCATCGGATTCTCCAAAGGACGGCGGATCTGGAAAGGTCGAGGTCGGTATGCTGCACTGCTTACTGCACCGCAGCATACGCATCGTTGCACAGAACCGGACGAACGGCAAGAGCCCGTGAACCGCGCGGGATCGAGTCAGCCCGGCCGACGCCAGCGGAAGGCGGTCACCTGGATCACTTCACGGGCCGGTTCCACCCGTACCTGAACCGGTGTCGACGACAGCGGAAGCCGCGGCGTGAGGCAGCGGCGCCGCTCCCGGCCCTTCTGGGTCGGCCGACAGGGGAAAGGGTCTCCGTCGATCTCGACGGTCACGTCGACCGTGTCGCGCGACGGCGTGCGGATGGCGATCTCGAGGGAGACCAGCGACGCAAGCCTGCCGTCGACGCTGCCAGCAAGCGAACCAAGGTCTACCGAGTACGCGCCTTCCCCAGCCATGGCGAACGGTGCGGGGGCGGGAGGTCCGACAGCCTGAAACGGTTGGCGGACGAGGACCACGGGTTCGCCGCGCAGGCGGAACAATCCGGGTTCGAAACGCTGGACCTGTGCGCCGTCGGCGGCTGCCAGCTCCCGGTGTGCCGGATGCTGGTCGGGCGCGAGCCGGGAAGCGGCGAAGAGCAGCACGTCGGCCATTCGGGGCTCGACCGCGAGCCCCTCCGCGAGGTCGTCGGTCCGGATGACGGTGGGCACGAAGGCGCTCTCCCATGTGCGGGGATCGAAGGCCTGGGCTCCGAGTGGCAGTTCGGTGATGAATGTTCGACCC
Encoded proteins:
- a CDS encoding wax ester/triacylglycerol synthase family O-acyltransferase encodes the protein MAPELNRFLSPLDAAFLYVERPNATMHIGGCMVYEGEFSREHVIEQVAARMHLLPRYRQRVVFPPFFVSHPLWLDDPNFDIEHHIDEVWLPADSDEQILARAAAEAYSGMLDRDRPLWKGIVLRGIPGHTAVVWKIHHAMVDGVSGVDLTMVLSDFSPTDELPEPPAEAWSPTPLPDSLSLLQEAMQHRLGELNRTWTEAAFDALRPDVMTERTREMMSASSATLSVSATPAPRTVFNRPVGGDLGFAWAQFGFPTMRAVKSKLGGTVNDVVLTVLAGGLGRYLRSRGQDTAGLELRAMCPVSMRQEDERGQLGNLVSNMIAPLFVGVDDPVERLKKERDAMNRLKEAGQAKAFYQLSQFGVRVPPLMAAMGATMPFSQTLFNTVSTNVPGPMIPLYFGPHKLIDWLPAGIVSNNIGLFLAILTYNQRITLGITVDSRLIPDPWFLTECLEDSYAELRQAAGIDDEEATGARCFAAGADEAETSSPEAAPLQGVA
- a CDS encoding WS/DGAT domain-containing protein, producing MTTANELLAADRAFLWNLERQNPGLHIAGLARIEGSIGRGEVLRQVQRFRGLPRFGLRVETAPFGAPRWRAADFDPEQHVHVADGGDRDAALDDVLTKPLDPSRPLWEVHLLPGHHDNGDALLVKTHLAAVDGLGTTDLFDVLFDTSARNSRDELSEPLMAGDHTPRTRRPESCSGRRLAEWVEDWTGAGQDLLGSAMHFVSEDVRTALLTLNETMPDAALPPPPLPFNRAGKGRRRLIRLEISYADIRTIRSRLGGALSDVVLAMVGGALERYLTGRGLDVAGRNLRIALATDVPGRGGKRRSLLPIEVPLGLGAAHRLRAVHQLARLLRAAHVPDVLARLARVQQRGGRLAAAAAAMTSRIRPPFHLAVANATGPQIPAFLAGRTVIGYTPSWPVGFGQGLSCAFFAYNQLLHVGLTVDEGACPDGDALPDLLAESLSELREAAGSSPRRPVRNPPLEPRPHADQTLET
- a CDS encoding GNAT family N-acetyltransferase, encoding MANDYPRTVRLKGKSFEFRLLGQDDRDDMLAFARALPKEDLRFLRVDLTDPKVVDHWIEGVTTGLRIAVLAHVDGRLVGYGSLNRRESSWMRHLGEIRIMVLPEVRQAGLGGHLAHDVFQLAQQIGLTKIVAQMAREQRGARQMFHKLGFSIEALLADWVIDPNDATHDLILMSYDVTGLEAGAGA